One window of the Benincasa hispida cultivar B227 chromosome 3, ASM972705v1, whole genome shotgun sequence genome contains the following:
- the LOC120072603 gene encoding VQ motif-containing protein 31, with amino-acid sequence MEKGGSQSHVGCKPLTTFVQTDTTTFREVVQRLTGPSESHTMQPKAFGSKRPTTASKLHERRHLTRPKLQIVKPCPSHFKPTTEHPSYITSPVGTPSKILSKLSIGDEEKDQLNNMEEEKAIKERRFYLHPSPRSMPAYAQPELLSLFPLESPKTSQ; translated from the coding sequence ATGGAGAAGGGAGGAAGCCAAAGTCATGTTGGGTGTAAACCTTTGACGACATTCGTACAAACTGACACGACAACATTTCGGGAGGTCGTACAACGTTTGACAGGTCCATCAGAAAGCCACACGATGCAACCAAAGGCATTTGGATCAAAGAGGCCAACCACAGCCTCCAAACTCCATGAAAGGAGGCACTTAACAAGACCAAAGCTGCAAATTGTGAAACCATGTCCTTCCCATTTCAAGCCTACAACTGAACACCCTAGCTATATTACGAGCCCGGTTGGGACACCGTCGAAGATCTTGTCGAAGCTATCGATTGGGGACGAAGAGAAAGATCAGCTGAATAATATGGAAGAAGAGAAGGCAATCAAAGAAAGGAGATTCTATTTGCATCCATCTCCAAGGtcaatgcctgcctatgcccaACCAGAATTGCTTTCATTATTTCCTTTGGAATCTCCAAAAACAAGTCAGTAA